In a single window of the Syntrophorhabdaceae bacterium genome:
- a CDS encoding NAD(P)H-dependent oxidoreductase: MTVRESATVRILGFAGSLRKGSYNRMLLKAAAEVAPQDVELEIFDIEGIPPFNQDLENEPHEKVREFKERVKAADAILMATPEYNYSVPGVLKNALDAASRPYGTNPFEGKPVAIMGASIGMLGTARAQYHLRQTLVFFNCFVLNRPEIMVPFSEQKFDTSGNLTDDRTRQLIQDLLAELAKWARKLNQAR; this comes from the coding sequence ATGACTGTCAGAGAAAGCGCAACGGTGAGGATACTTGGTTTTGCGGGAAGTTTGAGGAAAGGGTCTTATAACAGGATGCTTCTCAAGGCCGCCGCAGAGGTTGCTCCCCAGGATGTGGAACTGGAGATATTCGACATCGAGGGGATCCCTCCTTTCAATCAGGATCTGGAGAACGAACCTCATGAGAAGGTCAGGGAGTTCAAGGAGAGGGTCAAGGCCGCTGACGCTATCCTCATGGCTACGCCGGAATACAATTACTCTGTCCCTGGCGTCCTGAAGAACGCCCTCGACGCGGCGTCGAGACCTTACGGCACGAACCCCTTCGAGGGAAAACCCGTTGCCATCATGGGCGCCTCCATCGGCATGCTCGGCACTGCCAGAGCGCAGTACCACCTGCGGCAGACATTGGTATTCTTCAACTGCTTTGTCCTGAACAGGCCGGAGATCATGGTGCCCTTCAGCGAACAAAAGTTCGACACCTCGGGCAACCTGACGGACGACCGGACAAGGCAATTGATACAAGACCTTCTGGCCGAACTGGCAAAGTGGGCGCGAAAGCTGAATCAGGCGCGTTAG
- a CDS encoding mechanosensitive ion channel family protein — MELLTKVYLGNTVQNWLLAVCTLIVVFAVLKSILRLVIGRLSKLSAATDNNIDDLLVHILANTKTFIVLVASVYAACFLITLKPSIASLWQKATILALILQGGFWASAAISFGVGRNVQKRMDQDASSATTITFLGFVVRIISWTIAFLLILDNLGVNITGLVAGLGIAGIAVALAVQNVLGDLLASLSIILDKPFVIGDFIVVDSFSGTIEHIGLKTTRVRSLSGEQLIFSNNDLLKSRVRNYKRMEERRIAFSFRVVYQTSLEKLKTIKEIVTDIIKGQEQARFDRVHFKEYGDSSLNFEVVYFVTNSDYGVYMDVQETINQEIFRRFEEEGIEFAYPTQTLYIQREAK, encoded by the coding sequence ATGGAGTTACTGACAAAGGTCTATCTCGGCAACACAGTGCAGAACTGGCTTCTCGCAGTCTGCACCCTGATAGTCGTGTTCGCTGTATTGAAAAGCATTTTGCGCCTTGTTATCGGACGGTTATCCAAGCTGAGCGCCGCAACGGATAACAACATTGACGACCTCCTGGTGCACATCCTTGCAAACACAAAGACCTTCATCGTGCTTGTCGCGTCCGTTTACGCGGCATGTTTCCTGATCACGCTGAAACCTTCCATCGCCTCCCTGTGGCAGAAGGCTACCATACTTGCGTTGATCCTGCAGGGCGGGTTCTGGGCGAGCGCCGCCATTTCTTTTGGAGTTGGTCGGAACGTTCAGAAACGCATGGATCAGGACGCGTCCAGCGCCACCACGATAACCTTTCTGGGATTTGTAGTACGCATTATTTCGTGGACTATCGCTTTCCTCTTAATTCTGGACAACCTTGGTGTTAACATCACAGGCCTCGTCGCCGGGTTGGGGATAGCCGGTATTGCCGTGGCTCTGGCGGTTCAGAACGTACTCGGTGACCTTCTGGCTTCTTTGTCGATTATTTTGGACAAGCCCTTTGTCATCGGCGATTTTATTGTGGTGGATTCTTTTTCGGGTACCATCGAGCATATTGGCCTGAAGACCACGCGAGTCCGCAGTCTCAGCGGAGAGCAATTGATATTTTCCAACAATGACCTCTTGAAAAGTCGTGTCCGCAACTACAAGCGCATGGAAGAAAGACGCATTGCCTTTAGCTTTCGGGTCGTGTATCAAACCTCTCTGGAAAAGTTGAAGACCATCAAGGAGATCGTTACCGATATAATCAAGGGACAGGAGCAGGCCCGGTTCGATCGAGTGCATTTCAAGGAATACGGGGATTCATCGCTGAACTTTGAGGTTGTCTATTTTGTGACCAACTCCGACTATGGCGTTTATATGGATGTTCAGGAAACGATCAACCAGGAGATATTTCGACGCTTTGAGGAAGAAGGCATCGAGTTTGCCTACCCGACTCAAACGCTTTACATCCAACGTGAAGCAAAGTAG
- a CDS encoding carbamoyltransferase C-terminal domain-containing protein, with protein sequence MNILGLHIFGHDTGAALISEGKLMAIAEERVDRRKHSGNFPALSVDYLLKAAGLRNINDVDLIVGITRYGKDGKDKTRDSIREGLGYSGKLHTISHHEAHAASAFFASPFDEAAVMVVDGLGSSAFEIETEKPLPFMLRGLPIKDLKNFEEVQSFYRATGSEITSIRKDYTVPGFMNGIGLAYMGTSVFLNFGDFGSGKVMGLAPYGGQPGRTIDEPFVEILDGVALSRSEKNFVRHNDLYRKRFFPDIPPREQQELPDGLYTEIAYAVQKATEDALIEIARHLYRVSPSKNLCYAGGVGLNSVANKKILDNTPFEKIFIQPGACDSGIALGCVLYGAHCVYRELPGKYRLQNAYLGRAYNEEETLSDLHTMQNISFTKERDIAQKAAQLLAQGKILGWFEGGSEIGPRALGHRSIICDPRKPEMKDVLNAKVKHREGFRPFAPSVLLENVSEYFDLDCESPYMLLIAEVKKDKQHLVPAITHVDGTARVQTVTKEANGRYYDLIREFYQITNVPVILNTSYNIAGEPIVETPRDALRCFMSTEMDYLIIDDYLIEATAPKELVRGPVIDENKLKAVDIRQRQWLGKLFSKKRGQA encoded by the coding sequence ATGAACATCTTGGGTCTTCATATATTCGGCCACGACACCGGAGCGGCCCTCATATCGGAGGGGAAATTGATGGCCATTGCCGAAGAAAGGGTCGACAGGCGCAAGCATTCCGGGAATTTCCCGGCATTGTCCGTCGATTATCTTCTGAAGGCAGCGGGGCTCAGGAATATCAACGATGTTGACCTGATCGTAGGCATTACACGTTATGGCAAGGACGGCAAGGACAAGACAAGAGACAGCATACGGGAAGGATTGGGTTACTCGGGAAAGCTCCACACCATTTCACACCATGAAGCCCATGCCGCAAGCGCTTTCTTTGCATCCCCCTTCGACGAAGCCGCCGTAATGGTCGTTGATGGATTGGGAAGCAGCGCCTTCGAGATTGAAACGGAGAAACCGCTGCCATTCATGCTCCGTGGCCTCCCCATCAAAGACCTGAAGAATTTTGAAGAGGTCCAGTCTTTCTACAGGGCAACAGGAAGTGAGATAACAAGCATCAGGAAGGATTACACCGTCCCCGGCTTTATGAACGGCATCGGGCTTGCCTATATGGGCACATCGGTGTTCCTCAATTTTGGCGATTTCGGCTCCGGCAAGGTAATGGGTCTTGCCCCTTACGGTGGGCAGCCGGGACGAACTATCGATGAGCCCTTTGTGGAGATTCTCGATGGCGTGGCGTTATCAAGAAGTGAAAAGAATTTCGTCCGCCATAATGATCTGTACCGTAAACGCTTTTTTCCGGATATTCCCCCAAGGGAGCAGCAAGAGCTCCCCGACGGTCTTTATACCGAAATAGCCTATGCCGTCCAAAAGGCCACGGAAGACGCCCTGATCGAGATCGCCCGTCATCTCTACCGCGTAAGCCCCTCAAAGAACCTTTGCTATGCCGGCGGCGTGGGGCTCAACAGCGTTGCCAACAAAAAGATACTCGACAACACACCATTTGAAAAGATATTCATTCAGCCAGGCGCCTGCGATTCGGGAATCGCCCTGGGATGCGTCCTCTATGGCGCCCATTGTGTTTACCGGGAACTACCCGGCAAGTATCGCCTTCAAAACGCCTATCTTGGCCGGGCTTACAACGAGGAGGAGACCCTCTCCGATCTCCACACCATGCAGAACATCAGTTTTACGAAAGAGCGCGATATAGCACAAAAAGCCGCGCAGTTACTGGCACAGGGCAAGATACTCGGTTGGTTCGAAGGAGGGAGCGAAATAGGCCCCCGTGCCCTCGGTCACAGAAGCATCATCTGTGATCCGCGAAAACCGGAGATGAAGGATGTTCTGAACGCAAAAGTGAAACACCGGGAAGGTTTCAGACCTTTTGCACCATCGGTCCTTCTCGAGAACGTGTCCGAGTATTTCGATCTTGATTGCGAGAGCCCTTATATGCTCCTCATTGCCGAGGTGAAAAAGGATAAGCAGCATCTTGTACCTGCCATAACACACGTTGACGGTACCGCCAGGGTGCAGACAGTCACAAAGGAAGCAAACGGCAGGTATTATGATCTCATCAGGGAGTTTTATCAGATAACGAATGTGCCTGTCATCCTCAACACGTCCTATAACATAGCCGGAGAACCCATAGTGGAGACACCCCGGGATGCCCTGAGATGCTTTATGTCCACAGAGATGGACTATCTCATTATCGACGATTATCTTATCGAAGCAACAGCCCCCAAGGAGCTTGTTCGAGGTCCCGTTATCGATGAGAACAAGCTCAAGGCGGTTGATATCCGACAGAGGCAATGGCTCGGTAAACTGTTTTCCAAAAAGAGGGGGCAGGCGTAG